A genome region from bacterium SCSIO 12844 includes the following:
- a CDS encoding type IV secretory system conjugative DNA transfer family protein, whose amino-acid sequence MLSADNYSLQDLTNLPNQAYYQKDEQKADDNIRMKAIQQAALELGTQAALAWSAKVIDKRLESMAQTLNQMYNFNSLMLKNHVMPPVIVQSNNLVNMGPNGDKIRLGGKSYRIVKQARLVSVAPTWRDYLWMSYKTPELPNRVLMPENNNEKKVWDETIQKAWYMGIQQAEAIYKIKVNEITRDYKGMLLYRNLLAKRMVNPPYVEKSLKGITGNGNQMVIDDQSWTLTDKPQLQTDSNLWTPIVVNDSKKPQIQAPTTKQSDKNTKK is encoded by the coding sequence ATGCTGTCAGCTGATAATTACTCCTTACAAGATTTAACCAATCTGCCAAATCAAGCTTATTATCAAAAAGATGAGCAAAAAGCAGATGATAATATTCGTATGAAAGCAATTCAGCAAGCAGCTTTAGAGCTTGGCACACAAGCTGCGCTTGCCTGGAGTGCTAAAGTTATTGATAAACGCCTAGAGTCTATGGCTCAAACGCTTAATCAAATGTATAACTTTAATAGCCTAATGCTTAAAAACCACGTTATGCCTCCTGTTATTGTACAAAGTAACAACTTAGTCAACATGGGACCTAATGGTGATAAAATACGCTTAGGTGGAAAAAGCTACCGCATTGTTAAACAAGCAAGACTAGTCTCAGTAGCACCTACTTGGCGCGACTATCTGTGGATGAGTTACAAAACGCCTGAATTACCTAATAGAGTTTTAATGCCAGAAAATAATAATGAAAAGAAAGTCTGGGATGAAACCATTCAAAAAGCATGGTATATGGGCATTCAGCAAGCAGAAGCAATTTATAAAATTAAAGTTAATGAGATTACGCGAGATTATAAAGGTATGTTACTATACCGTAATTTACTTGCAAAACGTATGGTAAATCCACCATATGTAGAAAAGAGTCTTAAAGGTATTACTGGTAACGGTAATCAAATGGTGATTGATGATCAAAGCTGGACATTAACTGACAAGCCACAACTTCAAACTGATAGTAACTTGTGGACACCAATTGTTGTTAATGACAGTAAAAAACCTCAAATTCAAGCACCGACTACTAAACAAAGTGATAAAAACACTAAAAAATAA
- the tadA gene encoding Flp pilus assembly complex ATPase component TadA: MQTLHVPNEPVYFTPPTFDDLLIHCCSSNASDITIQSNHAIMAECHGKLHRVTKRDLTLQEVSDIANHIYGANAVSKVFSGTDVDSSYETRNRAKNYKQRYRVNMTACQVHGHKGIQITLRTIPDIPPTLESMNLPEELIDSLDIPQGLFIVSGATGSGKSTLMASLVRSLVEKPESHLKVLTYESPIEYVYDDVYGENAIVSQTEIPRYLPSFASGVRNALRRKPGLILVGEARDYETISSVMEASLTGHPVYTTVHSNGVADTFRRMVTLFPHLERDSRYYDLVQSTKVIIWQALVIGKDGKRLPVREYLVFTNETKRKMLSSSIDDIYPTINQLLDENKTDIKSQSQKLYESGKIDETVLQRFC, translated from the coding sequence ATGCAAACACTACACGTTCCAAACGAACCGGTTTATTTCACACCGCCTACATTTGATGATCTTTTGATTCACTGCTGTAGTAGTAATGCTTCAGATATTACCATTCAAAGTAACCATGCAATTATGGCTGAATGCCATGGTAAATTACATCGCGTCACTAAAAGAGATTTAACATTACAGGAAGTAAGTGATATTGCAAACCATATTTATGGTGCCAATGCTGTCTCAAAAGTATTTAGCGGTACAGATGTTGACTCAAGTTATGAAACACGTAATCGTGCTAAAAATTATAAACAACGCTATCGTGTTAATATGACTGCATGTCAAGTGCATGGGCATAAAGGCATACAAATTACTTTAAGGACGATACCTGATATACCACCAACATTAGAGTCAATGAACCTACCTGAAGAATTAATTGATTCACTTGATATTCCACAAGGTTTATTTATTGTTAGTGGCGCAACAGGTTCTGGTAAAAGTACATTAATGGCGTCATTAGTTCGAAGCCTTGTTGAAAAACCTGAAAGTCATCTAAAAGTACTAACTTATGAATCTCCTATTGAATATGTATATGATGATGTCTATGGCGAAAATGCAATTGTCAGTCAAACTGAAATACCACGTTATTTACCAAGTTTCGCTTCTGGTGTTCGTAATGCACTACGCCGTAAGCCAGGCTTAATTTTAGTTGGTGAAGCAAGAGATTATGAGACAATTTCATCTGTAATGGAGGCATCATTAACTGGACACCCTGTTTATACAACCGTTCATAGTAATGGTGTTGCAGATACTTTTAGACGTATGGTGACATTATTTCCACATCTTGAACGTGATTCACGCTATTATGATTTAGTACAATCAACTAAAGTGATAATATGGCAAGCATTAGTGATAGGTAAAGATGGTAAACGATTACCCGTTAGAGAGTATCTTGTTTTTACTAATGAAACAAAACGCAAAATGCTTTCAAGTTCAATTGATGATATTTACCCAACAATTAACCAGTTGCTTGATGAAAATAAAACAGATATTAAATCTCAATCACAAAAATTGTACGAAAGTGGTAAAATTGATGAAACAGTCCTACAGCGATTTTGTTAA
- the icmT gene encoding IcmT/TraK family protein, translating into MIKDIGAHWRDSGRKPRLFWIDARAFIPIVFTIFHFRVWTLILCACIVIFFSILERFHIPLTVFIRLSREFFTGRKKQRVTRL; encoded by the coding sequence ATGATAAAAGATATTGGTGCCCACTGGCGAGACTCTGGTAGAAAGCCAAGATTATTTTGGATTGATGCCCGCGCATTTATTCCCATCGTCTTTACAATCTTTCATTTCCGTGTTTGGACATTGATTTTATGTGCCTGTATTGTTATATTTTTTAGCATATTAGAGCGTTTTCATATCCCTTTGACCGTTTTTATTAGATTATCGCGTGAGTTTTTTACTGGTCGCAAAAAACAGCGAGTTACACGTTTATGA
- a CDS encoding TraM recognition domain-containing protein — MRKRKTFRGLSKAQESKPDFSVRDTRPLLERFSDFILHRMWGSVAIIALALLMLIPMVSMFADVIFIIIILLFWYAYWDMPSLPFKLPLGTRFKDKNNPVPGSSDPGEASGLYFFGNEFNTDHQIWFNNSDMRTHCLIFGSTGSGKTEALISISYNALSQGSGFIYVDGKGDNSLYAKVFSMTRSLGREDDLLVVNYMTGAADIIGPQKKAISNTLNPFAIGSSSMLAQLVTSMMGSSGQGGSSDGDMWKGRAISFVEALMRVLVYLRDENLLLLDASLIRKYFVLDVVENLIDGNAIDQYDNTVKIPPLPHSVTDPMNNYLATLPGYQRKNKGKQSDKTFEQHGYITMQLTRIFGSLADVYSHIMRTNLAEVDFNDVVLNRRILVVLLPALEKSPDELANLGRLIIASLKAMLATGLGSHIQGDYRDVIESKPTNSDTPYLCVLDEYGYYAVEGFAVVPAQARSLGFSVIFAGQDLPAFQKASKEEAASIGANTNIKICMKLEDPTETWEFFQKGAGEAFVSVAKSFNMGNEGNAMGYRDTKEATIEKRARIDLMDLKDQREGEMHVFFKSQIIRGRFFYANPPKTRELRLNQFLKIEPPSDEAARSLVTLYNKGIHPNDSISYETIQLSDNLQSIVNAAKELGKNSENFAQKCIQLLQSNASESDNTQPQTSTIAKNKAQTIMDENALDLSKTLMFMQIPLSERLDSSYHDIDVSNFDDVLVSETVAKHIAYKFAVCAGESISQSQAIFQKVAEHIIDKTTVKYLLRDPDHKLSDVIQATKNAFKGEG; from the coding sequence ATGAGAAAAAGAAAAACATTTAGAGGCCTAAGCAAGGCCCAAGAGTCTAAACCTGATTTTAGTGTCCGCGATACCAGACCATTACTTGAGCGTTTTAGTGATTTTATACTTCACCGCATGTGGGGATCGGTTGCTATTATTGCATTAGCACTTTTGATGTTAATACCGATGGTATCAATGTTTGCCGATGTTATTTTCATTATAATTATACTTTTATTTTGGTATGCTTATTGGGATATGCCAAGTCTACCTTTTAAGTTACCACTAGGCACTCGCTTTAAAGATAAAAATAACCCTGTCCCCGGTAGTAGCGATCCAGGTGAAGCCAGTGGTTTATATTTCTTTGGTAACGAATTTAATACTGATCACCAGATTTGGTTTAATAATTCAGATATGCGTACACACTGCTTAATCTTTGGGTCAACCGGTTCAGGTAAAACAGAAGCGCTTATTTCAATATCTTATAATGCACTATCACAAGGTAGTGGCTTTATTTATGTTGATGGTAAAGGTGATAACTCACTTTATGCTAAAGTATTTTCAATGACTAGAAGTCTAGGACGCGAAGATGACTTATTAGTTGTTAACTATATGACAGGAGCCGCCGATATTATCGGGCCACAGAAAAAAGCAATTTCAAATACTCTAAACCCCTTTGCTATTGGATCATCTAGTATGTTAGCGCAACTTGTTACAAGTATGATGGGCAGCTCTGGCCAAGGTGGTAGCAGTGATGGTGATATGTGGAAAGGCCGTGCTATTTCCTTTGTTGAAGCTTTAATGCGTGTCTTAGTATATCTTCGTGATGAAAATTTATTATTACTCGATGCAAGTCTTATTAGAAAATATTTTGTTTTAGATGTTGTTGAAAATTTAATAGATGGTAATGCAATTGATCAATATGACAATACGGTTAAAATACCGCCATTACCACACTCCGTTACTGATCCAATGAATAACTATCTTGCAACACTTCCTGGTTATCAACGTAAAAATAAAGGTAAACAATCAGATAAGACATTTGAACAACATGGTTATATTACCATGCAGCTAACCCGTATTTTTGGTTCACTTGCCGATGTATACTCCCATATTATGCGCACAAACTTAGCTGAAGTTGATTTTAATGACGTTGTATTAAATCGACGTATTCTAGTTGTGCTATTACCAGCACTAGAAAAATCACCAGATGAATTAGCTAACTTAGGTCGCTTGATTATTGCATCATTAAAAGCGATGCTTGCAACAGGTCTTGGTAGCCATATTCAAGGCGACTACCGTGATGTTATTGAATCAAAACCAACAAACTCAGATACGCCTTATTTATGTGTACTCGATGAGTATGGTTATTATGCAGTTGAGGGTTTTGCAGTTGTACCTGCACAGGCGCGTTCACTGGGTTTCTCCGTGATTTTTGCTGGACAAGATTTACCAGCCTTCCAAAAAGCTTCAAAAGAAGAAGCAGCATCCATTGGTGCAAACACTAACATTAAAATTTGTATGAAGCTAGAAGATCCAACTGAAACGTGGGAGTTCTTCCAAAAAGGTGCAGGAGAGGCATTTGTCTCTGTTGCTAAAAGCTTTAACATGGGTAATGAAGGCAATGCAATGGGCTATCGAGATACCAAAGAAGCTACCATTGAAAAACGTGCTCGTATTGACTTAATGGATTTGAAAGATCAACGTGAAGGTGAAATGCATGTATTTTTCAAATCTCAAATTATACGTGGTCGTTTCTTCTATGCAAACCCGCCAAAAACAAGAGAGCTACGCCTAAATCAGTTTTTAAAAATTGAACCACCTTCAGATGAAGCAGCTCGTTCATTAGTTACTTTATATAATAAAGGCATTCATCCAAATGATAGTATCTCTTATGAAACGATACAATTATCAGATAACTTACAGTCAATCGTTAATGCTGCCAAAGAGCTAGGAAAAAATTCTGAAAACTTTGCACAAAAATGTATTCAACTACTTCAAAGTAATGCTAGTGAAAGTGATAATACACAACCACAAACATCTACTATTGCAAAGAATAAAGCACAAACAATCATGGATGAGAATGCTCTTGATTTAAGTAAAACACTTATGTTTATGCAAATTCCATTATCTGAGCGATTAGATAGTAGTTATCATGATATTGATGTATCTAATTTTGATGATGTTCTAGTCAGTGAAACAGTTGCTAAACACATTGCTTATAAATTTGCTGTTTGTGCTGGTGAAAGTATTAGCCAATCTCAAGCAATTTTCCAAAAAGTTGCCGAGCATATTATTGATAAAACAACTGTTAAATATTTATTAAGAGACCCTGATCATAAATTAAGTGATGTTATTCAGGCTACAAAAAATGCATTTAAGGGAGAAGGTTAA
- the icmP gene encoding type IVB secretion system coupling complex protein DotM/IcmP codes for MSQGQQSNDSGLAPLYIVFILFILLAVLYHSFHESIVRIFFIIKSFELKLVSFFNPNFELLLNWSDKTLQSTVSAEQLYYLALNVGLALRWPFAIISILLAILLYFRHPQAKFKDAYSTTDLANKMANFFPAVLPVLGKNLHNVPLLEGEWSMALTPVEFSQKYHLIHSENGKNTIIQSKAYLVLVKQLGERFIGSFELPMHRQMLFAAFAAYINKDRKAADSFLKEVAQYQSNPTRKKEILINKKTQTLLEKYGQSPSINKILATHAYTYTVFTGLILGARGSGIVSTSSFLWLKPLDRELWYVLNNVGRRAVYAEAGAVHAHWLAESRLKKAITYPMVANAVTALQGALDMVILEDDE; via the coding sequence ATGTCACAAGGACAACAAAGTAATGATTCAGGCTTAGCCCCATTATATATTGTTTTTATCCTATTTATATTACTAGCTGTATTATATCATTCATTTCATGAATCGATTGTACGTATCTTTTTTATCATCAAATCATTTGAGTTAAAGCTTGTATCCTTTTTTAACCCTAATTTTGAGTTATTACTTAACTGGTCTGATAAGACATTACAAAGTACAGTTAGTGCTGAACAATTATATTATTTAGCACTAAACGTTGGCTTAGCCTTACGTTGGCCATTTGCTATTATTTCTATTTTGCTTGCTATTTTATTATACTTTCGTCATCCTCAAGCTAAATTCAAAGACGCTTATTCTACAACCGACCTTGCAAATAAAATGGCTAATTTTTTCCCAGCAGTCTTACCTGTTTTAGGTAAAAATTTGCATAACGTGCCTCTATTGGAAGGTGAATGGTCTATGGCATTGACACCTGTTGAGTTTTCCCAAAAATACCATCTTATTCACTCTGAAAATGGCAAAAACACCATTATTCAAAGTAAAGCATATTTAGTGCTTGTTAAACAATTAGGTGAACGCTTTATTGGTAGCTTTGAATTACCAATGCATCGACAAATGCTCTTTGCTGCTTTTGCTGCTTATATTAATAAGGATCGAAAAGCTGCTGATAGCTTTCTGAAAGAAGTAGCACAGTATCAATCAAACCCAACACGCAAAAAAGAAATTCTTATCAATAAAAAAACACAAACGCTGTTAGAAAAATATGGTCAATCGCCAAGCATTAATAAAATTCTTGCAACACATGCTTATACTTATACAGTCTTTACCGGTTTAATTCTAGGTGCTAGAGGAAGTGGGATTGTATCAACATCTTCATTCCTTTGGCTTAAGCCATTAGATCGAGAACTATGGTATGTTTTAAATAACGTTGGTCGCCGTGCAGTTTATGCTGAAGCTGGTGCAGTCCATGCACATTGGCTTGCTGAATCTCGCTTGAAAAAAGCCATTACTTATCCAATGGTTGCTAATGCCGTTACAGCATTACAAGGCGCACTTGATATGGTAATATTAGAGGATGATGAGTAA
- the icmJ gene encoding type IVB secretion system protein IcmJDotN, whose product MSSSNLLDLQFEATPGNYQRFSARKKSTLFQKISTEVIERFHNSCAYCGISLAPEEFEIVNINHNYTDNHKKNFAPACRLCTQSLLMDQYSTNYDGNDRMIYFPTMTQPQLNNFYRALWYHIKNKTKDAAFKSKELFAELTDASKTLNQVVGTELSHPGVFVHYLYGRSSDRQLLKKIRWLPGLDRIEQLLDDIPPPESNNPPQEQQQSNNNE is encoded by the coding sequence ATGAGTAGTAGTAATTTATTAGACTTACAATTTGAAGCAACACCTGGCAACTATCAGCGCTTTTCAGCTCGTAAAAAAAGCACTTTATTTCAAAAAATAAGCACTGAAGTTATTGAACGCTTTCATAATAGCTGTGCATACTGTGGTATCTCTCTAGCACCTGAAGAGTTTGAGATTGTTAATATTAACCATAATTACACTGATAATCATAAAAAGAACTTTGCACCTGCATGTCGCTTATGTACTCAATCATTACTTATGGATCAATATAGCACAAACTATGATGGTAATGATCGTATGATTTATTTTCCAACAATGACGCAACCACAATTGAATAATTTTTATCGTGCATTGTGGTATCATATCAAAAATAAAACCAAAGATGCTGCGTTTAAATCAAAAGAGTTATTTGCAGAATTAACTGATGCATCAAAAACATTAAATCAAGTTGTTGGTACCGAACTAAGCCACCCAGGTGTCTTTGTTCATTATCTCTACGGACGCAGTTCAGATCGCCAATTACTTAAGAAAATTCGCTGGCTACCAGGCTTAGATCGTATTGAGCAGCTATTAGATGATATTCCTCCGCCTGAATCGAATAACCCACCTCAAGAACAACAACAGTCTAATAATAATGAATAA
- the rsgA gene encoding small ribosomal subunit biogenesis GTPase RsgA — MAKKKLTKQQKRRIDQNIQRQLLDDNLPQHKGRVISNFNETVDVETYTGEIIRCFQKRNLGSIVTGDYVLYTYDNSKSPDGLIHAVCKRQNLLERPQTYGKNKAIAANIDQIFIVIATKPEPIGHYIDRYLVATHTQNLLPIIILNKIDLGIDDSIKQLIKRYESLNYQVLLTSATNQNELTPLESVLKDKTSIFVGQSGVGKSALLNTLYGKEITKTGNISEINKRGKHTTTSAKLYHPPKGGSLIDSPGIREFGIWHLSEADILNGFIEFRPFIGLCKFRNCNHQLSTPGCAIAQAVNDGKINQQRLINYHRLIAEINENQRA, encoded by the coding sequence GTGGCTAAGAAAAAATTAACAAAACAACAAAAGCGTCGTATTGATCAAAATATACAACGACAGCTTCTGGATGATAACTTACCTCAACATAAAGGCAGAGTTATCTCTAATTTCAATGAAACAGTTGATGTTGAAACTTACACTGGTGAAATAATACGTTGCTTTCAAAAACGCAACCTTGGCAGCATAGTCACTGGTGATTATGTTCTCTACACCTATGATAATTCAAAATCACCTGACGGGCTTATTCATGCAGTATGTAAACGTCAAAATTTATTAGAACGTCCCCAAACTTATGGCAAAAATAAAGCCATTGCTGCAAATATTGATCAAATTTTTATCGTAATCGCTACTAAACCAGAACCTATAGGCCATTATATTGATCGTTATTTAGTTGCAACTCACACTCAAAACCTTTTGCCAATTATTATCCTCAATAAGATAGATCTAGGTATTGATGATTCCATCAAGCAATTGATTAAACGTTATGAGTCACTTAACTACCAAGTTCTTTTAACTTCAGCGACCAATCAAAATGAATTAACACCTTTAGAGAGTGTATTAAAAGATAAAACTTCAATTTTTGTTGGTCAATCTGGTGTTGGTAAATCTGCTTTATTAAATACACTTTATGGTAAAGAAATAACAAAAACAGGCAATATATCAGAAATTAACAAGCGTGGAAAACATACAACAACTTCTGCAAAGCTATATCACCCACCTAAAGGAGGCAGTCTAATTGACTCTCCTGGTATTCGTGAATTTGGTATTTGGCATTTATCTGAGGCTGATATTTTAAACGGCTTTATTGAGTTTCGCCCCTTCATTGGCTTATGTAAATTTAGAAATTGCAATCATCAATTATCGACACCAGGATGTGCAATTGCCCAAGCTGTAAACGATGGAAAAATCAATCAGCAACGATTAATTAATTATCATCGTTTGATTGCTGAAATTAATGAAAATCAAAGAGCTTAA
- the recO gene encoding DNA repair protein RecO: protein MLVSDIGYVLYKKKYRESSLLITLFTENHGKINAIVKGYYRKNQKQFSLFESNFLLALQMKEPRSTDGLYTIYKSEIYQLNRYQKLTYIKQMCCYYMNELIYYLYPNSVVEEGLFKAYQITLSDMIKNDQHELSLRIFESSLLNALGYGVEFEVDQHGHPIDGGGFYQLTPMSLPQKVDALSENIQQLIFAGDTLTYCSKFNKVKDLENIKNILQSIKLIHKLYINHLLQGRQLESRRLLLEYMEQLQT, encoded by the coding sequence ATGTTAGTTAGTGATATTGGTTATGTGCTTTATAAAAAAAAATATCGAGAATCTTCTTTATTAATAACATTATTTACTGAAAATCATGGAAAAATTAATGCCATAGTTAAAGGTTATTACCGTAAGAATCAAAAGCAGTTTAGTTTATTTGAATCGAATTTCTTATTGGCATTACAAATGAAGGAACCAAGATCTACTGATGGCTTATATACGATTTATAAATCTGAGATTTATCAGCTTAATCGCTACCAGAAACTAACTTATATAAAGCAGATGTGTTGTTATTATATGAATGAATTAATCTATTATTTATACCCTAATTCAGTTGTGGAGGAGGGGTTATTTAAGGCTTATCAAATAACACTATCGGATATGATTAAAAACGATCAGCATGAATTAAGTTTAAGAATTTTTGAATCATCTTTATTAAATGCATTAGGTTATGGTGTTGAGTTTGAAGTAGATCAGCATGGCCATCCTATTGATGGTGGTGGTTTTTATCAATTAACACCGATGTCATTACCACAGAAAGTAGATGCCTTAAGTGAGAATATCCAACAGTTGATATTTGCAGGAGATACCTTAACGTATTGTTCTAAGTTTAATAAAGTTAAAGATTTAGAAAATATTAAAAATATACTTCAGTCAATTAAATTAATTCACAAGTTATATATAAACCATTTATTGCAAGGGCGTCAACTGGAAAGTAGGCGTTTGTTATTAGAGTATATGGAGCAATTACAAACATAA